AAAAAGAAAGATCCTTCAGAAATAAAGGAAAAAGAAGTGTAAGTACATCTGAGTAAAGAAATATAAATGTACCAATAGTTCTTAACTGATATTCAATATATTGTGAACACATGATTGATTTATACGTTGATAACTTCTTACTGTGTGTTCACACATACCTTTCCTACCTGCAGGCCAAAATATCCATCATGTCTGTTCTTCCAGTACAACACTCAGCTTGGTCCCCCTTATCACATCCTCGTCGACACCAATTTCATCAACTTCTCCATCAAGGCTAAACTCGACATAGTTCAGTCAATGATGGACTGCCTGTACGCCAAATGTGAGTATCTGGAAAAGTTTATTCCGCTGAAACTCAATTAATGTAACCCTATTAGGCAATaactgtacattttaaattaTCATCAAGGTATCCCATGCATCACAGACTGTGTAATGGCTGAGATAGAGAAACTGGGGATGAAGTATCGAGTTGCTCTAAGGTAACTAGCCTGTTGTGAAGACCAACACCCAGGTACATCTagacataaacacatggtcagagcacaggaggttggtggcgcattaattggggaggatgtgcacgtggtaatggctggagcggaataggtggaacAGTATCAACAacattaaacacatggtttccatatgtttgctgccattccatttgctctgttccggccattattatgagccgtcctcccttcagcatCCTCCACTGGTTTAGAGGGTTATTATCGATGTTCCATAGGGGAAGTATTTGACAGATAaatatttgtctgtttctgtagGATAGCCAAGGATCCTCGGTTCGAACGACTGCCATGCACCCACAAAGGAACTTACGCTGATGACTGTTTAGTTCAAAGGGTAACACAGGTAATGTAGTTTAATGTACTAAATTGACAATATATtatactgatcaaaaatataaacacaacgtgtaaagtgttggtcccgtgtttcataagctgaaataaaagttccATATTGAGAACTTATTtatctcaaattgtgtgcacaaatttgtttacatccttgttagtgagcctTTGTTTTTCCAAGGTAATCCATTCACCTCACAGGTGTGGCTTATTAaaaagatgattaaacagcatgatcattacacagatccaccttgtgctggggacaataaaaggccactttaatatgtgcagttttgtcacacaacacaatgccacagatgtatcaTGTTTTGAGGGAGAATACAATTGGCGTGCTGACTTCATGAATGTCCAAAGGGTTTGCACAAGGTGCTTAAAGTACTTGAATTTGCCACACAAATTCAAGTACTGCAATACCTTAAATCTGACATTTTTGAAGTTGGTCCTTGAATTAaaatgagaggagaacagaaaagGATCAAATATGAAAAATATTAGAAAAATGTATTTGTCTTTCTAATTAATTCCCAGGCAGACTACTGTGTTTTGTTTCTTGTTTCGCTCTCTGGTTTCCAGGCAAGCTCACTAATTTCACCCACACTGCCACTCAGTTAGGCAGGTACAGAACTGACTGAATAGGCACCTCCAAAGGTACATCGATAGCTAAAATGACGGGCAAATGTAGATTCAATCCTGCATGGCAAAATATTTATGTTTTGCCAGACCTAACCAGGGAGCAATGATTCATATATGCTCGGTATGTTCCCCTGGTCCCCCGGATTTACCTTGTTGGCAGCGCATTCATTCACCACTCTGCCCAACATTAAGCAGTTGACCTCAGCAGGAGCAGTTGACTGAAATTAAACTAGCTGTAATCAAAAGATGGGCTGCTATAAGTTCTTATAACAAAATGCATTCTTTATAGAGATTAGTGAGACAGACAGTTGTGAGTCAGGCTGAAATGAAAGAGGCaaaggagatacagagagaggaagcattGAAGCAAGGAGGGAGAGCGGTTATTAGTACAGTGGTAACCAAACTTGGTGTCTGAAACCCATGTGGGATcccctaaaatgtaaatgtagtacccTGAGATAAGATTAACAAGATTATCAAACACATTAATAACTTGTTTCTCTTCAAATGGGTATAGAATACAAAAATGTAGAGTCAACTAAGAGCCTTTTACACTTTAAGTATTCACTTTCATAGCATGTGTTGGGACAGACTGGGACCTCACATTTAGGGAAATATAAAGACAAGTTTAATATTATTGCCATGTAaactaaaatataaatgcaaccatttcaaagattttactgagttacagtttatataatTCAACATCATCAGTACTGACTTACCACTTGTGTATGTAGTGACAAGTTCTGTTTAAGGTTGTGATGTATAGTAAGTTATGGGGATATTCTGCCATCCGGTGGTGACTAGAAACAATTGCATAATATGAACTGAcaaattgattttattttttatttcacctgtattttaccaggtaggccagttgagaacaagttctcatttacaactgcgacctggccaagataaagcaaagcagcctGACAAAAACAAGAGTTACACAtaggataaacaaacgtacagtcaataacacaatacaaatgtacagtgtgtgcaaatttagTAAAATTaggaaggtaaggcaataaataggccatagtggcgaaataattacaatttagcattaacatgAGTGATCTATGTgcagatactggggtgcaaaagagcaacaacaacaaaaataacaatatggggatgaggtagttgggtgggctatttacagatgggctgtgtacaggtgcagtgatctgtaaactgctctgacaactgatgcgtaaagttattgagggagatatgtctccagcttcagtgatttttgcaattcattctgGTCATTGGCGGAAGTGAACTGGAAGGAACGGCGTccaaagggggtgttggctttggggatgaccggtgacatatacctgctggagtgtgtgctacaggtgggtttTGCTATGGTGACCTGAGATAAGataagctgagataaggcagtgctttacctagcaaagacttatagatgacctggagccagtgggtttggcgatgaatatgtagcgagggtcaGCAAACGAGagtatacaggtcgcagtggtgggtagtatattgggctttggtgacaaaaccgatggcactgtgatagactaaaTCCAATTTGTTTAGTAGAGtgttagaggctattttgtaattGGCATCGCCAacgatcggtaggatagtcagttttacgagggtatgtttgtgtaacagtataactttagaccgttccctcgcccatacccggggtcgaaccagggaccttctgcacacatcaacaacagtcacccacgaagcatcgttacccatcgctccacaaaagccgcggcccttgcagggcaaggggaaccactacttcaaggtctcagagcaagtgacgtcaccgattgaaacgctatttagcgcgcaccactgctaactaagctagccgtttcacatccattacatttggcagcatgagtgaaggatacttCGTTGCGAAATAGCccatttaattttggattggagatgcttaatgtgagtctggaacgAGAGTtgatagtctaaccagacacctaggtattttgtAGTTCTCCACATTTTCTACgtcagaaccatccagggtagtgatgctagtcgggcgggtgggtgcggtcagcgatcggttgaagatgcatgcatttagttttgttAGCATTAAatagcaattggaggccacggaaggagtgatGTATGGCTAtaaagcttgtttggaggtttgttaacacagtgtccaagaaaggccagatatatacagaatggtgtcgtctgcgtagacatggatcagagaatcacccgcagaaggagcgacatcattgaaaagagtcggcccgagaatttaaccctgtgaaacccctgccagaggtccggacaacaggccctccaatttgacacactgaactctatctgagaagtagttggtgaaccaggcgaggcagtcatttgagaaaccaaggctattgagtctgccgataagaatgcggtaattgccttggccaggtcgacgaatacggctgcacagtactgtcttttatcgatggtggttatgataacatttagaaccttgagcgtggctgaggtgcacccatgaccagctcggaaaccagattgcatagtggagaaggtacggtgggattagaaatggtcggtgatctgtttgttaacttggcgtTCGAAGACTTGATAAAGGctgggcaggatggatataggactgtaacagtttgggtctagagtgtctccccctttgaagagggggacggTCCTTGAAAATAAATATTAGTGCTTGAAAAAGTACTTAAGTACTTaagtccttgaatttgacttgccaaTGTCTCTTCGAATCCtgcgtccaccagagctgttaccagatcatataatgttaatttctctaccataaactgcctccaatgtcagtttagataatttggcagtacgtccaaccggtcacacaaccacagaccacgcgTAACCACCCctgcccaggacctccatatccagcttcttcacctgcaggatcatcaGTGACCAGCTATacgaacagctgatgaaactgggtttgcacaaccaaagaatttctgcactaACTGTCAGAGAACATCTCATGGAAGCTCATCTGCTTGCTCGTCATTCTCACCagtgtcttgacctgactgcagtttggcgttgtAACACACCTCAGTGGTTAAATTCTCACTTTCGATGGctactggcatgctggagaagtgtgccctCGCGGcttaatcccggtttcaactgtactgggcagatggcagacagcgtgtatggtgtcatgtgggttagtggtttgctgatgtcattgttgtgaacagagtgccccataaaattgcattttatcaatggcaattctAATGCACAtagatactgtgatgagatcctgaggcccattgtcgtgccattcatccgctgccatcaccacatgttttagcatgataatgcacagccccatgtcgtgaggatctgtacacagttcctggaagctgtcctgcatactcaccagacatgtcacccattgagcatgtttgggatgcttggatcgacgtgtacaacagcgtgttccagttcccgccaatatccagcaacttcgcacagccattgaggagtgggacaacatcccacaggccacaatcaacagcctgatttccatgaggcaaattgtggttataccagatactgtctgtatgtttttttttctccacgcCCCTGCCTTTTTAAAGGTATCCGTGACCAACagctgcatatctgtattccctgtcatgtgaaatccatagattagggccttgtTTATTTCAATgggctgatttccttatatgaactttaactcagtaaaatctatgAATTTTGTCCattttacattttatatttttgttctgtgtataTTAGGTGAACCCTGTAGTTATTAGAACACTGGTTTTCTACCAGAGAAGAGCATCAATGAAATTCTGTGTCTTTCACAGCACAAGTGCTACATCCTGGCAACTGTGGACAGAGACCTGAAAAGAAGAATCAGAAAGATCCCAGGAGTACCCATCATGTACATCTCCAACCATAGGTCAGAGTTAACATAAATTACTACTGTTCAATGATTCATTGAACACTAGTAATGgatcattaggaacacctttctaatattgagcACCGATACCCCCCACCTTTTGCCCTCAGcgcagcctcaatttgttggatgcatggactccacaaggtgtcgaaagcgttccacagggatgctggcccatgttgactccaacgcttcccacagttgtcaagttggcctttgggtggtggaccattcttgatacacacaggagactgttgtgtgaaaaacccagcagcgttgcagattttgacacaaaccagtgcgcctggcatctaataccataccccgttccaaggcacttaaatattttgtcttgcccgttcaccctctgaatgacacacatacacaatccacatctaaaggcttaaaaatccttctttaacctgtctcctccccttcacacTGATGTTATCAAGAgaccaataagggatcatagtgttcacctggttagtctgtcatgggaagagcaggtgttcttaatgttttgtacactcagtgtatggcAATAAAATGTATAGCAAGGTAAAATAACTTATGTCTAACAATATTTATTCACAGGTTCAACATTGAAAGAATGCCTGATGACTATGGTGCTCCAAGATTTTAACATTCAATGGATGGACATAGGATTTAAATTCCAGTTGGACTGTGGCTTCTGTCGAGGAGGATTTGATTTGTTTACCTGCTTATTGTATATTATCAAAGGACTTGAGTTTATGCTGGGggttttttgtgaaaaaaaaggaATGACAGAATATTTTTTGCAAGCTTATTCTGGCTGTGTTTTTCTTACCAATCCAAACCTAATTTTTGTCCCATAAAAGTGCAATAAATTAATGGAAGAAGTAAAATGTCTCCAGTTTTTCTATTATAGTACTCCTAGAGCTTTGATAACTTGGAGAATGCATTTGTTATACAGTAAACCCTTGAGCTTTGCTGCATGTAAAGTATCCAAGAATGATGCCAATACAGTATATTTGCTGTTAAATGTTAATATAATAGCTGCCCACTGTGCTGGCATTATATCAAGTACCTGTAAGCCATTGCAGTTCACAGTATATTTATCAATAGACTAATGCATTTTCCGCTCATCATTTGTCTGTAATAGAGGAGTAATTTTGTTTGGCTGACGCCACCCACAGTAGACGACATGTGCATGTCGTGGAAGATGTAATCCGTCAGATAGAGCATGCGCAGCTGCTGGGTTCTGGGAGTGTCTGAGCGGCGCAATATTGTAGCAGGCGTGAGATCAGCACTCGCTACTGTGAAGCCATGGGCGTTCAAACTGGACAATGACTTGGACTGACAAGAAGAATATGATGTCAAATGGACTAGACTGAAATTCGCCACCGGCTAAGCAGAGTGTCGAAGAAATGTCCAATCGAATCTTTCCCGGCGTTTTGGATATAGACGGAATCCCCGCTCTGGGATAACGGTGCCGGGTATTAGTGATTTGTAATAAGGTAGTTTGTTGTGGCCTACCCTGTTGGAAGACTGCTATTCTTTCCCCGTTATGTTGTAGGCATTGTGTGTATTTATTATTTCCAAGGTGCTGAATTTATCATCAATGTTGCAGGCCTAGTATAGTGTGTTTAATGTTGGCTGCCAATTCACGCCTTTTCTAGTTTTGATAAATTTTGTGTAGTTTCATGTTTTTCAGTGATATACTTGACTTGCATCTTATAGATCATTGTGATTTTTATAAAGTGCCAATAACCATGTTGATCAGATAGTGATTATGACTATTGAGGTAGCAAAAATTCCCTTTAATCTCTGATTTTGGAAGCGTTTGTTAATGTTTTTGAAGTTGAACTCATCTGACAATTTAAGTGGACAATTGTAACAACATATGGAACATATTTTCAAGTCAGTGTGCCATTTTGTTCATGAGAGGCACAGTATTTGAATAGCTAATAGCCTGCAGTTTTGCAAAGTCCTACATATCCAGTGGGTCATGAATTGCTCATGTTTCTCACCTGCTGTGGGAGTGTTACTTGCTGAGAAACTGCAATCAGATTGACAGTTATAGGGCGAGGCTGTAAGCCATTTGTGCCAGCCAGGTTCCAGGACTTGGGCCCGTTGTGTGGCGGGATGCTGAGGACCACAgtggggtgtgtgggggtggaggagagagatgaggagcaGGAGGATGAAGGGGAAGAGGACTTGCGGGATGGAggggtgcccttctttgtgaacAGGGGAGGCCTACCGGTGGATGAGGAGACTTGGGAGCAGATGTGGAGGCATGTGGCCCGGATTCACCCTGATGGTGAGGCCATAGGGAAACGCATCCGGGGAGCCAGTGATCTGCCCAAGGTAGGATGAAGGTGAAGTCCTGACCTAGCTAGACACCCTGCCTGACTGTTGAGAACTCTACAGGCTGCACTCGTACGCAGACTTTGTCAatagccccccccccctgaaATATAGGCCTAGACACTGTTTCAGTAATATGCACACCAGTCACATTTAAAGTAAACCATCATTCAAGATTGAGATAAACATACAGTGAACGGTTCAGGAGGATATATTTTCCATAGCATGGGCTTAGTATATTATGCTACATGAACTTCATCAAATTCACACTTACTGACAATAGAGTGAATAGCTGATTATGCAGAATGATGGTAACGGAGTGATTCAGTTACGGCCCGTCTAATTGTACAACGGTCATTTAAACGCTACATATTTCTGTCATGCAACATACAGGCATGCAGAATCCAGTTGAGCTGTCCATGCCTTCTACACACCTGGATATAATACATTCAGTAAATCAACCATACATGCAAAGTTAATTGACTATAtagtacatttggaaagtattcagacaccttccccttttccacattttgttacgtttcagtattattttaaaatggattaaataaaaacatttcctcatcaagcgacacacaatatcccataatgacaaagcaaaaacaggtttttagacattttagcaaatatattaaaaataaaactgaaataccttatttacataagtattcagaccctttgctatgagacacaaaattgagctcaggtgcatcctgtttccattgatcatccttgagatgtttctacaacttgattggagtccacctgtggtatattcaattgattggacatgatttggaaaggcacagacctgtttatataaggtctcacagttgaaagtgcatgtcagagcaaaaaccgcgccatgaggtcaaaggaattgtctgtcgagctccgagacaggattgtgtcaaggaggtgatcaagaacccgatggtcgctctgacagagttccactgtggagattccagagggacaaccatctctgcagcacaccaccaatcaggtcgttatggtagagtggccagacggaagccactcctcagtaaaatacaCAACAGCCTGCTTGGAccttgccaaaagacacctaaaggaatctcagaccatgagaaacaagattgaactccttggcctgaatgcctagcatcacgtctggaggaaatctggcaccatccctacggtgaagcatggtggtggcagcatcatgctttgggtatgtttttcagcggcagggactgggagactagtcaggatcgagggaaagatgaatggagcaaagtacaaagagatccttgatgaaaacctgctccagagtgcttaggacctcagactgggcgaaggttcaccttccaaaaggtcaacgaccctaagcacacagccaggacaatgcTGGAATGgccttgggacaagtctctgaatatccttgactggcccagtcagagcctggtcttgaacccgatcgaacatctccggagagacctgaaaatagatgtgcagcaatgctccccatccaacctgacatagcttgagaggatctgcaaagaagaatgggagaaactccccaagtacaggtgtgccaagcttgtagcgtcatacccaagaagatgtgaggctgtaatcgctttaacaaagtactaagtaaagggtctgtatacttatgtaatatttcagttttttattctaaaaacctgtttttgctttgtcattatggcgtattttgtgtagattgacaatgaaaaaaaacaatttaatccattttaagcctgtaacgtaacaaaatgtggaaaaagtcaaggggtctgaatactttccgaaggcactgtatgcttgAAGACATCCACGGACTATTGTCAATGATGGGGTGTTTGTTTTCGTTAAGTATACTAAGTGTGTCTCCGACTGCACATTCCAGATAGGAATTTCATGATACAAAATTACATTATTTTCGGACCAAAACCAAGTGGATAAAGCTGTCAAATATATACATTACAGACCACGCAGTTAAAAATGTCACTAGATTGTcacagcaacctttcagttaaacCCCATCACACTTAAccgttaggctacctgccatccataGACTCGCCATAGGGAACCATTAAGATAATGATCATGggttaaaagtaaaaaaaaaacatggttgTTAGGTTAAACAAGTGGACATTCTCCAACTCTGTAAATATAGGGATTGTGTGATATTAATGCCTCTGGTTGTGCTCTGCCTCTCCCCCATAGATTCCAACACTGAGTGTGCCTACATACCAGCCGACCACCAGTATCCCACAGCGCCTAGAAGCCATACAGAAATATATCAGGGATTTGCAGTATCCTTTGCCTGGAATGGTAGAACTGCTTGTCACTATTGCCAAGCTCTGAACCAATGATAGCCCAGGTAGTCTAGATAAAGCTATGATTCTTCATTGGACCTCAAGGTGCAGTTGTTTGTCATGGTCAGTTTTTATGATTGACAGGGTGGGCTGAACAGTTTAGGACATATCCAGATATGTCAACAAAATATACATTAGGTTGAGCAAACAAACTCAATTCCATGCATGATGCAAGCACACTATGCTCTGGGTTTGAATTCAAGATGGGTTTTCTGAAATATGTGTTAGCCATGCACTGTATTATGTATTGCTTTAAGCTTCATACATAATTCATAGATATAGGCACAAGCTGATTCCATGCTATTGGAAACTGGCCCACACACAGTAGATGTAGTGAATAAGTATTATGGTGGTGACTGACCAGTATAATAGTTCATATATACTTTATACTTGTTTGACTCTGACTTTTTAAGACGATATGTATGTCCTAAACATGTCACAACATCTCAGAATGTAGGCCATGTTTAGGCTATAATCTATTTTCAGCATAAACATTAGCACCTCTCAGCTCAAGAAGCTCATCCATAATTCACAAACGAGGATGTATGAATATCAGAAATCACTTAACATGGTTTTATTCTCCATGAGAATATGTTTAGTTGTGTTTGAACAGTTTCATGTTGTTTCACTCCCTCTGCATTCTTTGTACTTAACAATATCCTACAGGTACAATCACACAGGAACACAGTTTTTTGAAATCAAGAAGAGCAGGCCTCTTACTGCGTAAGCACAGATTCTTCTATCCAATGAATGTTTCCTAACGTTTCGTTTTAGCTTAGCTCTTTGATGATCCTAAGTGTTTGTAAATGTCAGACAGTGTAAATGACATGACTGTTGTCTGCCAGAGAGAATCTCAGGGTTTGACG
Above is a genomic segment from Oncorhynchus gorbuscha isolate QuinsamMale2020 ecotype Even-year linkage group LG10, OgorEven_v1.0, whole genome shotgun sequence containing:
- the LOC124046448 gene encoding rRNA-processing protein FCF1 homolog isoform X3 — protein: MGKRKTKKFASMKRMISLKDQRIKEKDRTKVQAKKKKDPSEIKEKEVPKYPSCLFFQYNTQLGPPYHILVDTNFINFSIKAKLDIVQSMMDCLYAKCIPCITDCVMAEIEKLGMKYRVALRIAKDPRFERLPCTHKGTYADDCLVQRVTQHKCYILATVDRDLKRRIRKIPGVPIMYISNHRFNIERMPDDYGAPRF